One Actinospica robiniae DSM 44927 genomic region harbors:
- a CDS encoding FadR/GntR family transcriptional regulator, with product MTSTRADEARALRREPLSDQVFARLRDLILTGAIAPGDALPAERELALEYGVNRHAVREAVKRLQQSRLIEVFHGGRTRALDWRRTAGLDLVVDVPGTLDAVSVPGVVHDALEMRACVGADAARLCALRGGDEARAEIVAAADAYGGRGPDLTDLNEADIAWWRLIVEGCGNLAYLLAFNSLVDGAIAMGEAPLDLRSAELLDAEAHRELADRIFHRDAPGAERLARELLSRSVPGETKATQTPEPAQPGTTKI from the coding sequence GTGACCAGCACCCGCGCCGACGAGGCGCGCGCCCTGCGCCGTGAGCCCTTGTCCGACCAGGTGTTCGCGCGTCTGCGGGATCTGATTCTGACCGGCGCCATCGCGCCCGGCGACGCGCTGCCGGCGGAACGCGAGCTCGCGCTGGAATACGGGGTGAACCGGCACGCGGTGCGCGAAGCGGTCAAGCGGCTGCAGCAGTCCCGCTTGATCGAGGTCTTCCACGGCGGCCGCACGCGGGCGCTCGACTGGCGACGCACGGCCGGGCTCGACCTCGTGGTGGACGTGCCGGGGACGCTGGACGCGGTGAGCGTGCCGGGCGTGGTGCACGACGCGCTGGAGATGCGGGCCTGCGTCGGCGCGGACGCGGCGCGGCTGTGCGCACTGCGCGGTGGAGACGAGGCGCGCGCCGAGATCGTGGCGGCAGCGGACGCGTACGGCGGACGCGGGCCGGACCTGACCGACCTGAACGAGGCGGACATCGCATGGTGGCGGCTGATCGTCGAGGGCTGCGGGAACCTGGCCTACCTGCTGGCGTTCAACAGCCTCGTCGACGGCGCGATCGCGATGGGCGAGGCACCGCTCGACCTGCGCTCAGCCGAGCTGCTCGACGCGGAGGCACACCGAGAGCTGGCGGACCGCATCTTCCACCGCGACGCGCCGGGAGCCGAACGACTCGCGCGCGAACTTCTCAGCCGCAGCGTGCCGGGTGAGACGAAAGCCACACAGACGCCCGAACCGGCCCAACCTGGTACGACCAAGATCTGA
- the xylB gene encoding xylulokinase, with protein sequence MAAADVVIGVDSSTQATKALAVDVATGRVVGQGRAAHTVSGGAKRESDPEQWWDALTEALGQTGYADTAVAVSIGGQQHGLVALDEAGRAVHPALLWNDVRSARNAEALTERLGERAWAERVGSVPGASFTVAKWDWLRENEPEAAARVRRVMLPHDYLTWRLTGEYVTDRGDVSGTGWWGPDGYDAKILEEVGLDPAFLPRVAEPGSTVGEVRTGSPLRAGARVGTGTGDNMAAALGLGLEPGVPVVSLGTSGTAYAVTRGRPTDPTGTVAGFADSLGGWLPLACTLNCTLAVDRIAGWFGLDRAAVEAGGEVVVLPFLDGERTPNLPYASGLFYGLRHDTTPGQILQAAYEGAAYSLLTAVDEVLKAGGETAADGPLMLIGGGAKGEAWRSTVRRLSGRAVQVPAAEEVVALGAAAQAAGLVTGESADEVARRWDTRGGTLYDPMPVDQAALDRIGAVRARSGALLGGAV encoded by the coding sequence ATGGCCGCGGCGGACGTGGTGATCGGCGTCGACAGCTCGACCCAGGCGACCAAGGCATTGGCCGTGGACGTCGCGACCGGGCGGGTGGTCGGCCAGGGCCGGGCGGCCCACACGGTCAGCGGCGGCGCCAAGCGGGAGAGCGACCCGGAGCAGTGGTGGGACGCGCTGACCGAGGCGTTGGGCCAGACGGGGTACGCCGACACGGCCGTGGCCGTCTCGATCGGCGGCCAGCAGCACGGGCTGGTCGCGCTCGACGAGGCGGGCCGGGCGGTGCATCCGGCGCTGCTGTGGAACGACGTGCGCAGCGCCCGCAACGCCGAGGCGCTGACCGAGCGGCTGGGCGAGCGCGCCTGGGCCGAACGCGTGGGCAGTGTGCCCGGCGCGTCGTTCACCGTGGCCAAGTGGGACTGGCTGCGGGAGAACGAGCCGGAGGCCGCGGCCCGCGTGCGCCGCGTGATGCTCCCGCACGACTATCTGACCTGGAGGCTGACCGGCGAGTACGTCACCGACCGCGGTGACGTCTCGGGCACCGGCTGGTGGGGACCGGACGGGTACGACGCCAAGATCCTCGAGGAGGTCGGCCTCGACCCGGCGTTCCTGCCGCGGGTGGCCGAGCCCGGCTCCACGGTCGGCGAGGTCCGGACCGGCTCGCCGCTGCGGGCCGGCGCCCGCGTGGGCACCGGCACCGGCGACAACATGGCCGCCGCGCTCGGCCTCGGCCTCGAGCCGGGCGTGCCGGTGGTGAGCCTGGGCACCTCGGGCACGGCCTACGCGGTCACCCGCGGCCGCCCGACCGACCCGACCGGCACCGTCGCGGGCTTCGCCGACTCGCTCGGCGGCTGGCTGCCGCTCGCCTGCACGCTCAACTGCACGCTCGCGGTGGACCGGATCGCCGGCTGGTTCGGGCTCGACCGGGCCGCGGTGGAGGCCGGCGGCGAGGTCGTGGTGCTGCCGTTCCTGGACGGCGAGCGCACCCCGAACCTGCCCTACGCCTCAGGGCTCTTCTACGGCCTGCGGCACGACACGACGCCGGGTCAGATCCTGCAGGCCGCCTACGAAGGCGCCGCCTACAGCCTGCTCACGGCGGTGGACGAGGTGCTCAAGGCCGGCGGCGAGACGGCCGCGGACGGACCGCTGATGCTGATCGGCGGCGGCGCGAAGGGCGAGGCGTGGCGCTCGACGGTGCGCCGGCTCTCCGGGCGCGCGGTGCAGGTGCCGGCGGCCGAGGAGGTCGTCGCGCTCGGCGCGGCCGCGCAGGCGGCCGGGCTGGTCACCGGCGAGAGCGCGGACGAGGTCGCCCGGCGTTGGGACACCCGCGGGGGCACCCTCTATGATCCGATGCCCGTGGACCAGGCGGCGCTGGACCGGATCGGCGCGGTGCGCGCCCGCTCCGGCGCGCTGCTCGGCGGCGCGGTCTAA
- a CDS encoding nucleotide sugar dehydrogenase translates to MQICVVALGKIGLPLAVQYASLGHRVVGVDISPRVVDLVNAGEEPFPGEAGLAEGLKQAVADGLLTAGLDTVAAVAGSEAVVIVVPLVVDTDDVPDFGPLDAATSAVAAGLRPGTLVSYETTLPVGTTRERFAPMLEAGSGLKAGTDFALVFSPERVNSGRIFADLRKYPKLVGGVDEASGERGAAFYAEVLEFNERVDLPRPNGVWNLGSAEAAELAKLAETTYRDVNIGLANTFARYADRIGVDVADVIEACNSQPFSHIHQPGIAVGGHCIPVYPRMYLWNDQDAEVVRVARAANAAMPAYAVDLLELEHGSLDGARVAVLGAAYRGGVKETAFSGVFPTVQALAARGAEVVVADPMYTDEELRALGFEPYAQRSTIDAAIVQTDHEAYRKLVPADLPGIRTLIDGRRITDAEAWTGVRRRLIGAGG, encoded by the coding sequence GTGCAGATCTGCGTTGTCGCCCTCGGAAAGATCGGCCTCCCGCTCGCCGTGCAGTACGCGAGCCTCGGCCACCGCGTCGTCGGGGTCGACATCTCCCCGCGCGTCGTCGACCTGGTGAACGCGGGCGAGGAGCCGTTCCCCGGCGAGGCCGGCCTGGCCGAAGGGCTCAAGCAGGCGGTGGCCGACGGCCTGCTGACCGCCGGCCTCGACACCGTGGCCGCGGTGGCCGGGTCCGAGGCCGTGGTCATCGTGGTGCCGCTGGTCGTGGACACCGACGACGTGCCGGACTTCGGCCCGCTCGACGCCGCCACCAGCGCTGTCGCGGCCGGCCTGCGCCCGGGGACCCTGGTCAGCTACGAGACCACGCTGCCGGTCGGCACCACCCGCGAGCGCTTCGCCCCGATGCTCGAAGCCGGCTCGGGCCTGAAGGCCGGCACCGATTTCGCCCTGGTCTTCAGCCCGGAGCGGGTCAACTCCGGCCGCATCTTCGCCGACCTGCGCAAGTACCCCAAGCTGGTCGGCGGCGTGGACGAGGCCTCCGGCGAGCGCGGCGCCGCGTTCTACGCCGAGGTGCTCGAGTTCAACGAGCGCGTGGACCTGCCGCGCCCCAACGGCGTGTGGAACCTCGGCTCGGCCGAGGCGGCGGAGCTGGCAAAGCTGGCCGAGACCACCTACCGCGACGTCAACATCGGCCTGGCCAACACCTTCGCCCGCTACGCCGACCGGATCGGCGTGGACGTGGCCGACGTCATCGAGGCCTGCAACAGCCAGCCGTTCAGCCACATCCACCAGCCCGGCATCGCCGTCGGCGGCCACTGCATCCCGGTCTATCCGCGGATGTACCTGTGGAACGACCAGGACGCCGAGGTCGTCCGGGTGGCCCGCGCCGCGAACGCCGCGATGCCCGCCTACGCGGTGGACCTGCTCGAGCTCGAGCACGGCAGCCTCGACGGCGCCCGCGTGGCCGTACTCGGCGCGGCGTACCGGGGCGGGGTCAAGGAGACCGCGTTCTCGGGCGTGTTCCCGACGGTCCAGGCCCTCGCCGCCCGCGGCGCCGAGGTCGTGGTGGCCGACCCGATGTACACCGACGAGGAGCTGCGCGCCCTCGGCTTCGAGCCCTACGCCCAGAGATCGACCATCGACGCGGCGATCGTGCAGACCGACCACGAGGCCTACCGCAAGCTCGTCCCGGCCGACCTGCCCGGCATCCGCACCCTGATCGACGGCCGCCGGATCACCGACGCCGAGGCGTGGACCGGCGTGCGCCGCCGCCTGATCGGCGCTGGCGGCTGA
- a CDS encoding DUF5522 domain-containing protein, protein MWSGDLEADDAPVDVLAEPHPARLAPDHPSHARIMAAHRAALLSGRPGYADPDTGLFVFTSAALVSQGKCCRNDCRHCPYLRRPGA, encoded by the coding sequence ATGTGGAGTGGTGATCTGGAGGCCGACGACGCGCCGGTCGACGTGCTGGCCGAGCCGCACCCCGCGCGGCTCGCCCCCGACCACCCCTCGCACGCACGCATCATGGCCGCTCACCGGGCCGCCCTGCTCAGCGGGCGGCCCGGTTATGCGGATCCTGACACGGGACTGTTCGTCTTCACCTCGGCCGCCTTGGTCTCCCAGGGCAAGTGCTGCAGAAACGACTGTCGGCACTGCCCTTATCTGCGCCGCCCCGGAGCCTGA
- a CDS encoding mannosyltransferase family protein, translating to MDPNVRLLSPEPASPDVAGSDPVAEASSATALLRRLGPSEKDSVRVWLLSRLAMVATTWIVAWTGFGSTGKNPHGLASVWQHWDWVRYQKVAATGYQHDTLHGASYAFFPGYPALLWVVHFLLRSWVFSGLLISLVTGLIACVALGRIIEIEATAVLGKARARQAVRDGLTLFAFAPAAVFMTAGYTEPPFIALTLWAWLFAREQRWVLAGVLTAVASSMHINGLFVMLALAVVFLQTRPRGVRGWLRGWAIALPLLPVGGYMLWLKHFTGQWNAWERAEQIGWNRHFTLPWQTLLNTLRYASAEKVPAATAFEYQLEIVVTFIGIALAIWLGYRRRWAEFVYVGFSVGSLATSHVYLSVNRETLTWWPLWALLGIWCVQRSWFRAVYLTVAAPVTFTIAMLFLQSRWAG from the coding sequence GTGGATCCGAACGTACGCCTCCTGTCCCCCGAACCCGCGTCACCGGATGTCGCGGGGTCAGACCCGGTAGCCGAGGCGTCGAGCGCAACGGCTTTGCTGCGGCGGTTGGGGCCGAGCGAGAAGGACTCGGTGCGGGTCTGGCTGCTCTCGCGGCTCGCCATGGTGGCGACGACGTGGATCGTGGCGTGGACCGGGTTCGGCAGCACGGGGAAGAATCCGCACGGGCTCGCCTCCGTCTGGCAGCACTGGGACTGGGTGCGCTACCAGAAGGTCGCTGCCACCGGCTATCAGCACGACACGCTGCACGGCGCCTCGTACGCCTTCTTCCCGGGCTACCCGGCCCTGCTCTGGGTCGTGCACTTCCTCCTGCGGTCGTGGGTGTTCTCGGGGCTGCTGATCTCCCTGGTCACCGGGCTGATCGCGTGCGTGGCGCTCGGCCGGATCATCGAGATCGAGGCGACCGCGGTGCTGGGCAAGGCTCGGGCCCGGCAGGCCGTGCGGGACGGGCTGACGCTGTTCGCCTTCGCGCCCGCGGCCGTCTTCATGACCGCGGGGTACACCGAGCCGCCCTTCATCGCGCTGACTCTGTGGGCTTGGCTCTTCGCGCGGGAGCAGCGGTGGGTGCTCGCCGGAGTGCTGACCGCCGTCGCCTCATCGATGCACATCAACGGGCTCTTCGTCATGCTCGCGCTCGCCGTCGTGTTCCTGCAGACGCGGCCGCGCGGGGTGCGGGGATGGCTGCGCGGGTGGGCGATCGCCCTTCCGCTGCTGCCGGTCGGCGGGTACATGCTGTGGCTCAAGCACTTCACCGGGCAGTGGAACGCCTGGGAACGCGCCGAGCAGATCGGGTGGAACCGGCACTTCACCCTGCCGTGGCAGACGCTCCTCAACACCTTGCGCTACGCCTCCGCCGAGAAGGTGCCGGCCGCCACCGCCTTCGAGTACCAGCTCGAGATCGTGGTCACCTTCATCGGCATCGCGCTGGCGATCTGGCTGGGCTACCGGCGGCGTTGGGCGGAGTTCGTCTACGTCGGGTTCTCGGTCGGCTCGCTGGCCACCTCCCACGTCTATCTCTCGGTCAACCGCGAGACGCTGACCTGGTGGCCGCTGTGGGCGCTGCTGGGCATCTGGTGTGTGCAGCGCAGCTGGTTCCGGGCCGTGTACCTGACTGTCGCGGCCCCGGTCACCTTCACCATCGCGATGCTGTTCCTGCAGTCGCGCTGGGCCGGCTGA
- a CDS encoding aminotransferase class I/II-fold pyridoxal phosphate-dependent enzyme — protein MSTDQTPAFIPAARPVIGEEEIEAAVRVLRSGRVVQGPEVAAFEDEFSRLVDGRHCVAVNAGTSGLHLSLIALGIGAGDEVIVPSFTFAATANAVALVGAKPVFADIDPDTFCLDPDSAAAAVTARTAAIVPVDLYGHPADKHRLGELAERHGLAVVEDAAQAHGAALDGRPVGTFGRAACFSFYPTKNMHALEGGMVVTPDAEVARTLRLLRNQGMERIYANELVGFNLRMTDVSAAIGREQLRKLPGWNEQRRANAAKLTAGLDGIPGVLTPAPAAGATHVYHQYTLRVPAERRAALQQHLTEQGVGSGLYYPTPVHRLPPFAAAAVGADLPATEDAAARVLSLPVHPSLADADLDRIVAALRSFDFGDVQR, from the coding sequence GTGAGCACTGATCAGACCCCTGCTTTCATCCCGGCCGCGCGGCCGGTCATCGGCGAGGAGGAGATCGAGGCGGCGGTGCGGGTGCTGCGCTCGGGCCGGGTGGTGCAGGGCCCTGAGGTAGCCGCGTTCGAGGACGAATTCTCCCGGCTCGTCGACGGCCGGCACTGCGTCGCCGTCAACGCCGGGACCTCCGGCCTGCACCTGTCCCTGATAGCGCTCGGGATCGGCGCCGGCGACGAGGTCATCGTGCCCTCGTTCACCTTCGCCGCCACCGCCAACGCCGTCGCCCTGGTCGGCGCCAAGCCGGTGTTCGCGGACATCGACCCGGACACCTTCTGCCTCGACCCGGACTCGGCCGCCGCCGCGGTCACCGCGCGCACCGCCGCGATCGTGCCGGTCGACCTCTACGGCCACCCGGCCGACAAGCACCGCCTCGGCGAGCTGGCCGAGCGCCACGGCCTCGCCGTGGTCGAGGACGCGGCCCAGGCGCACGGCGCCGCCCTCGACGGCCGCCCGGTCGGCACCTTCGGCCGGGCCGCCTGCTTCAGCTTCTACCCGACCAAGAACATGCACGCGCTCGAGGGCGGCATGGTCGTCACCCCCGACGCCGAGGTCGCCCGCACCCTGCGCCTGCTGCGCAACCAGGGCATGGAGCGCATCTACGCCAACGAGCTGGTCGGCTTCAACCTGCGGATGACCGACGTGTCCGCCGCCATCGGCCGCGAGCAGCTGCGCAAGCTGCCCGGCTGGAACGAGCAGCGCCGGGCCAACGCGGCCAAGCTCACCGCAGGCCTCGACGGCATCCCCGGCGTGCTCACCCCGGCGCCCGCCGCCGGCGCCACCCACGTCTACCACCAGTACACGCTGCGCGTCCCGGCCGAGCGCCGGGCCGCGCTGCAGCAACACCTGACCGAGCAGGGCGTGGGCAGCGGGCTGTACTACCCGACGCCGGTCCACCGCCTCCCGCCCTTCGCCGCGGCCGCGGTCGGCGCCGACCTCCCGGCCACCGAGGACGCGGCCGCGCGGGTGCTGTCGCTGCCGGTCCACCCCTCGCTCGCCGACGCCGACCTCGACCGGATCGTCGCCGCGCTGCGTTCGTTCGACTTCGGAGACGTTCAGAGATGA
- the xylA gene encoding xylose isomerase: MTPRPADKFTFGLWTVGWLGRDPFGDATRAPLDPVETVHKLAELGAYGVTFHDDDLIPFGSSDADRAQHIARFKAALAETGMKVPMATTNLFTHPVFKDGAFTSNDRDVRRYALRKTMRNIDLAAELGAETYVAWGGREGAESGAAKDVRSALDRFKEAFDLLGEYVVEKGYNLRFAIEPKPNEPRGDILLPTVGHALAFINSLERPEMVGLNPEVGHEQMAGLNFPHGIAQALWHGKLFHIDLNGQSGIKYDQDLRFGAGDLRSAFWLVDLLETAGYEGPRHFDFKPPRTEDYSGVWASAAGCMRNYLALKEKAKAFREDPAVQEALRAARLDELAQTTLGAGEKLTDLLADRSAFEDFDVDAAAARGMGFEHLDQLALDHLLGI, translated from the coding sequence TTGACCCCGCGTCCGGCGGACAAGTTCACCTTCGGCCTGTGGACCGTCGGCTGGCTGGGCCGCGACCCCTTCGGCGACGCCACCCGCGCGCCCCTCGACCCGGTCGAGACGGTGCACAAGCTGGCCGAGCTCGGCGCCTACGGCGTCACCTTCCACGATGACGACCTGATCCCGTTCGGCTCCTCGGACGCCGACCGGGCCCAGCACATCGCCCGGTTCAAGGCCGCCCTGGCCGAGACCGGCATGAAGGTGCCGATGGCCACCACCAACCTGTTCACCCACCCGGTGTTCAAGGACGGCGCGTTCACCTCCAACGACCGCGACGTGCGCCGTTACGCCCTGCGCAAGACCATGCGCAACATCGACCTCGCCGCCGAGCTCGGCGCCGAGACCTACGTCGCCTGGGGCGGGCGCGAGGGCGCCGAGTCCGGCGCGGCCAAGGACGTGCGCAGCGCGCTCGACCGGTTCAAGGAAGCGTTCGACCTGCTCGGCGAGTACGTCGTGGAGAAGGGCTACAACCTGCGCTTCGCCATCGAGCCGAAGCCGAACGAGCCCCGCGGCGACATCCTGCTGCCGACCGTCGGCCACGCCCTGGCGTTCATCAACAGCCTCGAGCGCCCGGAGATGGTGGGCCTGAACCCCGAGGTCGGCCACGAGCAGATGGCGGGCCTGAACTTCCCGCACGGCATCGCGCAGGCGCTGTGGCACGGCAAGCTCTTCCACATCGACCTCAACGGCCAGAGCGGCATCAAGTACGACCAGGACCTGCGGTTCGGCGCCGGCGACCTGCGCTCCGCGTTCTGGCTGGTGGACCTGCTCGAGACGGCCGGCTACGAGGGCCCGCGCCACTTCGACTTCAAGCCCCCGCGCACCGAGGACTACAGCGGCGTGTGGGCCTCGGCCGCCGGCTGCATGCGCAACTACCTGGCGCTGAAGGAGAAGGCGAAGGCGTTCCGCGAGGACCCCGCCGTCCAGGAGGCGCTGCGCGCCGCCCGCCTCGACGAGCTGGCCCAGACCACCCTCGGCGCCGGCGAGAAGCTGACCGACCTGCTGGCCGACCGCAGCGCCTTCGAGGACTTCGACGTCGACGCCGCCGCCGCCCGCGGCATGGGCTTCGAGCACCTCGACCAGCTCGCGCTGGACCACCTGCTCGGCATCTGA
- a CDS encoding sterol desaturase family protein: MNLTTYAIPAYVLLILVELVSYRFVPDEREQGYTVRDTATSLSMGLGYVALNLGWSAIYLGVYHLTAHLTPLHLQATWLSAIAVFVGWDFCYYWEHRADHRVRILWASHINHHSSQRFNLSTALRQPWTGIGNLPFGLPLVLLGFSPAMIFTAQSLNLLYQFWIHTERIGTMWRPIELVMNTPSHHRVHHGSNRGYLDRNYAGVFIVWDRMFGSFTPETEQVVYGLTQNIETYNPLRVAFHEYAAIGRDLRTVRTVKDRYTVLFRSPGKAYYAVKRAKSAQSAQSPLAAEPA, from the coding sequence GTGAACCTGACTACCTACGCGATACCGGCGTACGTGCTGCTCATCCTCGTCGAGCTGGTCTCCTACCGGTTCGTGCCGGATGAGCGGGAGCAGGGCTACACCGTGCGGGACACGGCGACTAGCCTGTCCATGGGCCTCGGCTACGTCGCTCTCAACCTGGGCTGGTCGGCGATCTACCTCGGCGTCTACCACCTGACCGCGCATCTGACGCCGCTGCACCTGCAGGCGACCTGGCTGAGCGCGATCGCCGTGTTCGTGGGCTGGGACTTCTGCTACTACTGGGAGCACCGCGCCGACCACCGCGTCAGGATCCTGTGGGCCTCGCACATCAACCACCACTCGAGTCAGCGGTTCAACCTCTCCACCGCTCTGCGCCAGCCCTGGACCGGCATCGGCAACCTGCCCTTCGGCCTGCCGCTGGTGCTGCTCGGCTTCTCCCCCGCGATGATCTTCACGGCGCAGAGCCTGAACCTGCTCTACCAGTTCTGGATCCACACCGAGCGCATCGGCACGATGTGGCGGCCGATCGAGCTGGTCATGAACACCCCGAGCCACCACCGCGTCCACCACGGCTCCAACCGCGGCTACCTGGACCGGAACTACGCGGGCGTGTTCATCGTGTGGGACCGGATGTTCGGCAGCTTCACGCCGGAGACCGAGCAGGTCGTCTACGGCCTGACACAGAACATCGAGACGTACAACCCGTTGCGCGTGGCCTTCCACGAGTACGCCGCCATCGGCCGCGACCTGCGCACGGTCCGCACGGTGAAGGACCGGTACACGGTGCTGTTCCGCAGCCCCGGCAAGGCGTACTACGCGGTCAAGCGGGCCAAGTCCGCCCAGTCGGCCCAATCCCCGCTCGCGGCCGAGCCGGCGTAG
- a CDS encoding Gfo/Idh/MocA family protein, with amino-acid sequence MTTKPRLRAGLVGLGAMGRHHARVLRALDGVDLVVAADPGGDPHNALGGIPLVGTVEQLLEFQPDYVVVACPTALHEQVGLKLAEAGVPALIEKPLAHDTPAARRVAEAFESRGLVAAVGHIERYNPALQSMRSRLEAGELGEVFQVATRRQGPFPHRIADVGVVKDLATHDLDLTGWVTGAQYRSVAAKTAHRSGRPHEDLVTVLGELDSGVIANHLVNWLSPLKERVSIVTGELGCFVADTLTADLTFFANGSTRTEWDAVSVFRGVSEGDMTRYAIPKREPLTVEHEAFRDAVEGKDAGVVTPRQGLRAVMVAEAVLESARSGETRPIPAA; translated from the coding sequence ATGACCACCAAGCCCCGTCTGCGCGCCGGCCTAGTCGGCCTCGGCGCGATGGGCCGCCACCACGCCCGGGTGCTGCGCGCCCTCGACGGAGTCGACCTGGTCGTCGCCGCCGACCCCGGCGGCGACCCGCACAACGCCCTCGGCGGCATCCCGCTGGTCGGGACCGTCGAGCAACTGCTCGAGTTCCAGCCGGACTACGTCGTCGTGGCCTGCCCCACCGCCCTGCACGAGCAGGTCGGGCTGAAGCTGGCCGAGGCCGGCGTCCCGGCGTTGATCGAGAAGCCGCTCGCGCACGACACCCCGGCCGCCCGCCGCGTCGCCGAGGCCTTCGAAAGCCGCGGCCTGGTCGCCGCGGTCGGCCACATCGAGCGCTACAACCCGGCGCTGCAGAGCATGCGCAGCCGGCTCGAGGCGGGCGAGCTCGGCGAGGTGTTCCAGGTCGCCACCCGCCGCCAGGGCCCGTTCCCGCACCGGATCGCCGACGTCGGCGTGGTCAAGGACCTGGCCACCCACGACCTCGACCTGACCGGCTGGGTCACCGGCGCGCAGTACCGCAGCGTGGCCGCCAAGACCGCGCACCGCAGCGGACGCCCGCACGAGGACCTGGTCACCGTGCTCGGCGAGCTCGACTCCGGCGTCATCGCCAACCACCTGGTCAACTGGCTCTCCCCGCTCAAGGAGCGGGTCTCCATCGTCACCGGCGAGCTCGGCTGCTTCGTCGCCGACACGCTCACGGCCGACCTGACCTTCTTCGCCAACGGCTCCACCCGCACCGAGTGGGACGCCGTGTCCGTCTTCCGCGGCGTGTCCGAGGGCGACATGACCCGCTACGCGATACCGAAGCGCGAGCCGCTGACCGTCGAGCACGAGGCCTTCCGCGACGCCGTCGAGGGCAAGGACGCCGGCGTGGTGACGCCGCGTCAGGGCCTGCGCGCGGTCATGGTCGCCGAGGCCGTGCTCGAGTCCGCGCGCTCCGGCGAGACCCGCCCGATCCCGGCCGCCTGA
- a CDS encoding SIS domain-containing protein, with translation MTAPGSSTARAGRHIRGEMREQPDVLGNLARHVTHFAEQAGVLSAQAGGFDEVVFLADARDEHAAMLGRHAVEARCGIAARVLTPVEPADPAIASEDAGDRRRLAVVLSPSGSEPGVLALASHYAEAGATLIAVTNDVRSPLAMSAALCIDLAAGLELAASPTKSTTGLMLALLAIVEGLPATSDTAQTSKAVLGNAQSAKALAQLVAELLADTAPAEAAAARLVAARRIAVVGCDYLVPAALETARMLRDTAGLAVEGFSADGFRTGPVGGFDTETTAVLLAGDGGCDEAVAELRASLLSRNVPMVSISSLLEEPEGAAAVRVNGAPDLTFPALGSMAECILATVRGQQLAVAAAVALGVDPDRGRTLANDNPQAREPLP, from the coding sequence ATGACCGCCCCTGGATCCAGCACGGCTCGGGCCGGGCGGCATATCCGGGGGGAGATGCGCGAGCAGCCGGACGTGCTCGGGAACCTAGCCCGGCACGTCACCCACTTCGCCGAACAGGCCGGCGTGCTGAGTGCCCAGGCGGGAGGCTTCGACGAGGTCGTCTTCCTGGCCGACGCGCGCGACGAGCACGCGGCGATGCTCGGGCGGCACGCCGTCGAGGCGCGGTGCGGGATCGCGGCCCGCGTGCTCACGCCGGTCGAGCCGGCCGATCCGGCCATCGCCTCCGAGGACGCCGGCGACCGGCGGCGGCTTGCCGTGGTGCTCTCGCCGTCCGGCTCGGAGCCGGGTGTGCTGGCGCTCGCCTCGCACTACGCGGAGGCCGGCGCGACGCTGATCGCGGTGACCAACGACGTGCGCTCGCCGCTGGCCATGTCGGCGGCGCTCTGCATCGACCTCGCGGCCGGGCTCGAACTCGCGGCGTCGCCCACCAAGTCGACGACGGGACTGATGCTCGCGCTCCTGGCGATCGTCGAGGGATTGCCCGCGACCTCCGACACCGCACAGACGAGCAAGGCGGTGCTCGGCAACGCGCAGTCCGCCAAGGCGCTCGCCCAGCTCGTCGCCGAGCTGCTCGCGGACACGGCTCCGGCGGAGGCCGCCGCGGCACGGCTGGTCGCGGCGCGGCGCATCGCCGTCGTCGGGTGCGACTACCTCGTGCCCGCCGCGCTCGAGACGGCTCGGATGCTGCGCGACACGGCCGGGCTGGCGGTGGAGGGCTTCTCAGCCGACGGCTTCCGCACCGGGCCGGTCGGCGGGTTCGACACCGAGACCACCGCCGTCCTGCTGGCCGGCGACGGAGGCTGCGACGAGGCGGTCGCCGAGCTGCGCGCGAGCCTGCTCTCGCGCAACGTGCCGATGGTGAGTATCAGCAGCCTTCTAGAGGAGCCCGAGGGCGCTGCCGCCGTACGAGTGAACGGCGCGCCGGATCTTACTTTTCCGGCACTCGGCTCAATGGCCGAATGCATCCTCGCTACCGTCCGTGGCCAGCAGCTCGCCGTCGCGGCAGCAGTGGCGCTCGGAGTCGACCCGGACCGAGGACGGACCCTGGCGAACGACAATCCGCAGGCCCGCGAACCGCTACCCTGA